In Rutidosis leptorrhynchoides isolate AG116_Rl617_1_P2 chromosome 2, CSIRO_AGI_Rlap_v1, whole genome shotgun sequence, one genomic interval encodes:
- the LOC139894464 gene encoding uncharacterized protein, with amino-acid sequence MDYSSFNHHHRHDNRYVHPPPPPPNNYSDDRSNPYAHHLMAPVHLPPPPPLYPTLPPPPPPLSVPLPPPPSYNPHQSHFTFLDAQNPSFVNHNRSSYPQSRVSNQFHYDYRTDVNLPERHLNSQSENYFKPNGSPQVISNLRFRDRDHISVNDRYTAGRDISNIASQDRYSPTRDFVEKYEPHYVNTSPNDRIWDNHGEEDSTWVMKGKKNSFQSNRVRDDREEFKQVQKKSVLLRIGKPNKTSKNRNHDQQSNNSKVKGKDKDRNKDSSVYKDKRIDEDREHSPVDLDVSFKSNTLVAKAVVTPSSPMSDKKNTQPSNKKIKRITEFDSPISKLGDCSGSSSRGLDTPSSSEKATKKVKDNNSVNDGVKGSSSVSVLDGGGAGNERLSFRLKKKRKLMTLKPLASSFQLDTKDDKSGKIESAKKSPVVPTSGEELNVKDDKSGKIESAKKSPVVPTPGEDLISSKVDESLKDMFLEKDGLEVENRSLDRVNSFGNGPTENTSLAAEKVSVINDDLANENGFSLNLENDTEKISADVKLSVCGTDISDPSEQDQIEIQKCPTESYTGFDAVNISDSLCNGPVELQEEKTTDDMNSLDSCSDEIIIVSESSDGQGFLEDLSSIKEKESQMLEDTSKQTDYDGISKCSEDGFKDSVNSDIFAEDNAMPVSSVDKDEDADVVESICTPVQTLGTDHTGSSTYETGSFVTDLNDKSVESIADLPTSFSGSQILTSNSTDNTVTDNVGNICEQSVSKDGPLLNSHESSLEDSRTGIQLDVAGLLANTKKVSSASQGSTFRSLDSNTKLQGPNMSMKKPSHVSALPRAFAGHTTPVFTNSRINNPAKNIAKPRTWHRSTSVPVPLPPKPVVTVQNSYVRTGNTLLRKPAPVSSNTAGPVETKNNASNTNLRSGGPTAPVVRPKTPPLSSRPNSPDCPTYPNDIPSLPMEDQNGISNNIESQKTLDEGVTEKKIQYLKPKTNQIVAAASGDQSVQDIDKTQALSSDGYYKKRKNQLIRTSVGDDSANVDVPKVTKINIKRPFGLSKKYKHLKFPSVWTLNSQSLGKEKDGVPLYQKLRPHLFPWKRSVTNLPSNSPSTSISRKLQHSRKRNMIYTRSKHGFSLRMSKLLSVGGSGLKWSKSLEKNSKRANEEATLAVAAAAKKKREQHERKSRNNMSRDKIYRIGLVRYKMDPSRRTLQRISDEEPSTSVKSKEEIRKSYVPKRLKIGQDEYLRIGNGNQLVRNPKRRTRIFANEKLRWSLHTARSRLAKKKKFCQFFTRFGKCNKDDGKCPYMHDSSKVAVCTKFLNGSCSNPNCKLTHKVIPERMQDCSYFLEGLCSNKDCPYRHVKVNSGASICEGFLKGYCADGNECRKKHTYACPVFEATGTCSQGTKCKLHHPKTRKTGLKRKQQHSMEQQQRKNTRGRYFGSVSSVETMPISENCNSKDDVTDISCQQGIFAEYISLDFGNEKSGEVIGDQSMMLVSETPSLGAAEFDDKTKPIRLINRIVFESD; translated from the exons ATGGATTATTCCTCGTTCAACCACCATCATCGCCACGACAATAGGTACGTCCATCCACCACCACCTCCTCCCAATAATTACTCCGACGACCGATCCAATCCCTACGCTCACCACCTTATGGCACCAGTTCACCTTCCTCCTCCGCCACCTCTATACCCTACTCTCCCTCCACCACCGCCGCCGCTTTCTgtgccactaccaccaccaccgtcTTACAACCCTCATCAATCACACTTTACGTTTCTTGACGCACAAAACCCCTCTTTTGTCAATCATAACCGCTCTTCATATCCCCAATCTAGGGTTTCTAATCAGTTTCATTATGATTATCGTACGGATGTGAATTTACCTGAACGCCACTTGAATTCTCAATCTGAGAACTATTTTAAACCTAATGGTTCACCACAGGTAATTTCAAATCTTAGGTTTAGAGATAGAGATCATATTAGTGTTAATGATAGATATACTGCTGGTAGAGATATTAGTAATATTGCTTCACAGGATCGTTATTCGCCTACCCGAGATTTTGTGGAGAAGTATGAGCCTCATTATGTCAATACTTCGCCTAATGATAGGATTTGGGATAATCATGGTGAAGAAGATTCCACATGGGTGATGAAGGGGAAAAAGAATAGCTTTCAGTCCAATAGGGTTAGGGATGATAGAGAAGAGTTTAAGCAAGTTCAAAAAAAGAGTGTTTTACTTAGGATAGGAAAACCTAATAAGACCTCTAAGAATAGAAACCATGACCAACAATCCAACAATAGTAAAGTTAAGGGTAAAGATAAGGATAGAAATAAAGATTCTAGTGTGTATAAGGATAAAAGGATAGATGAAGATAGAGAGCATAGTCCTGTAGATCTTGACGTGTCTTTTAAATCCAATACGTTAGTAGCCAAGGCTGTTGTAACGCCTTCAAGTCCAATGTCTGATAAGAAGAACACTCAACCTAGTAATAAGAAGATTAAGAGAATCACTGAGTTTGATTCACCAATATCAAAACTCGGTGACTGTTCTGGGAGCTCTTCTCGTGGGTTAGATACTCCCTCTAGTTCTGAAAAGGCTACCAAAAAGGTCAAGGATAACAATTCGGTTAATGACGGTGTGAAAGGTTCTTCGTCTGTCTCAGTTTTAGACGGGGGTGGTGCTGGCAATGAACGTTTGTCTTTTAGGCTTAAGAAGAAAAGAAAACTTATGACATTAAAACCTCTCGCGTCTAGTTTTCAGCTGGATACGAAAGATGACAAATCTGGCAAGATTGAGAGTGCTAAAAAGAGCCCAGTTGTACCTACTTCTGGGGAAGAGTTGAATGTGAAAGATGACAAATCTGGCAAGATTGAGAGTGCTAAAAAGAGCCCAGTTGTACCTACACCTGGGGAAGATTTGATTTCCAGCAAAGTTGATGAATCACTTAAGGATATGTTTTTAGAGAAAGATGGTTTAGAAGTTGAGAATCGAAGTCTTGATCGTGTTAACAGTTTTGGTAATGGCCCCACTGAAAACACGAGTCTAGCTGCAGAGAAGGTATCTGTTATAAATGATGATTTGGCTAATGAGAATGGATTTTCACTGAATCTTGAGAATGATACTGAAAAGATATCTGCAGATGTTAAGCTGTCAGTATGTGGCACTGATATTTCTGATCCATCAGAGCAGGATCAAATTGAGATTCAGAAATGCCCCACTGAATCATATACTGGTTTTGATGCAGTCAATATCTCTGATAGTTTGTGCAATGGACCTGTTGAACTGCAAGAAGAAAAAACTACTGATGATATGAATTCTTTAGATTCTTGTTCTGATGAGATTATTATCGTGTCTGAAAGCAGTGATGGTCAGGGCTTTCTtgaagatttatcatcaataaaggAAAAGGAAAGCCAAATGCTTGAGGATACTAGCAAACAAACAGATTATGATGGGATAAGTAAATGTTCTGAAGATGGCTTTAAAGATTCTGTAAACTCAGATATCTTTGCTGAAGATAATGCAATGCCAGTGAGTTCTGTTGACAAAGATGAAGATGCTGATGTGGTAGAGTCAATTTGTACACCAGTTCAGACACTAGGAACTGACCATACAGGGTCTAGTACTTATGAAACTGGTTCATTTGTTACCGATCTGAATGATAAATCTGTGGAATCTATTGCTGATTTGCCAACCAGTTTTTCAGGCTCACAAATTTTGACTAGCAATTCAACAGATAACACAGTAACTGATAATGTTGGCAATATTTGTGAGCAGTCGGTATCTAAAGATGGTCCTTTGTTAAATTCTCACGAGTCATCTTTAGAAGATTCTAGAACTGGTATACAATTGGATGTAGCTGGTCTTTTGGCTAACACCAAAAAGGTGTCATCTGCATCTCAGGGTAGCACTTTTAGGAGTCTGGACTCCAACACAAAATTGCAGGGACCAAATATGTCAATGAAAAAACCGAGCCATGTATCTGCATTACCAAGAGCTTTTGCAGGGCATACGACTCCTGTTTTTACAAATTCAAGAATCAATAATCCTGCAAAAAACATTGCAAAACCCCGAACCTGGCATCGCTCTACTAGTGTTCCTGTTCCTCTGCCACCTAAGCCAGTTGTTACGGTTCAGAACTCGTATGTTCGTACCGGTAATACTCTTTTAAGGAAACCTGCTCCCGTTTCTTCAAATACTGCAGGCCCAGTTGAAACAAAAAACAATGCAAGCAATACTAATCTTAGATCAGGTGGGCCCACTGCTCCTGTTGTACGACCCAAAACACCACCACTATCAAGCAGACCCAATTCACCCGATTGCCCAACGTACCCAAACGATATACCATCGTTGCCAATGGAAGATCAGAATGGTATTTCCAACAACATTGAAAGCCAGAAGACTTTAGATGAAGGAGTCACTGAAAAAAAGATACAATATTTGAAGCCAAAAACAAACCAGATAGTCGCTGCTGCTAGCGGTGATCAATCGGTTCAAGACATTGATAAGACACAAGCTTTATCATCAGATGGCTACTATAAGAAAAGGAAGAATCAACTTATCAGGACATCAGTGGGTGATGACTCAGCAAACGTAGATGTGCCTAAGGTTACAAAGATCAATATTAAACGGCCGTTTGGTTTATCTAAGAAGTATAAACATTTAAAATTCCCTTCAGTATGGACACTTAATTCTCAGTCattaggaaaagaaaaagatggcgTACCGTTATATCAGAAGCTGAGGCCCCATCTATTCCCTTGGAAAAGATCAGTGACGAATCTACCCAGTAATAGCCCGTCAACTTCCATCAG TCGCAAGTTGCAGCATTCGAGAAAGAGAAATATGATCTACACAAGGTCAAAGCATGGGTTTTCTCTTCGTATGTCTAAGCTATTGAGCGTTGGTGGTTCCGGTTTAAAGTGGTCAAAATCTTTAGAGAAGAATTCAAAAAGAGCTAACGAG GAAGCCACACTTGCGGTTGCAGCAGCTGCGAAGAAAAAGAGAGAGCAGCATGAAAGAAAGAGTAGGAATAATATGTCGA GAGATAAGATATATCGGATAGGCTTGGTCAGATACAAAATGGATCCTTCAAGAAGAACACTTCAAAGAATTTCAG ATGAGGAACCATCAACATCTGTTAAGTCAAAAGAAGAGATCAGGAAATCTTATGTTCCTAAACGATTAAAGATCGGCCAAGATGA ATATTTACGGATTGGAAATGGTAACCAGCTCGTTAGAAATCCAAAACGAAGAACACGCATATTTGCTAACGAGAAACTTCGATGGAGCTTGCATACAGCCAGATCACGACTGGCCAAAAAGAAAAAGTTTTGTCAATTCTTTACAAGGTTTGGTAAATGCAACAAGGATGACGGGAAATGCCCATACATGCACGATTCGTCTAAAGTTGCAGTCTGCACCAAGTTCTTGAATGGTTCATGCTCAAACCCCAACTGCAAACTAACTCATAAG GTCATCCCCGAAAGGATGCAAGATTGTTCTTATTTTTTGGAGG GATTATGCTCAAACAAAGATTGTCCTTATAGACATGTAAAGGTGAACTCGGGTGCGTCTATATGTGAAGGTTTTCTCAAGGGTTATTGTGCAGATGGCAATGAG TGTCGAAAGAAGCATACGTATGCATGCCCAGTATTTGAAGCAACAGGCACGTGTTCTCAAGGTACAAAATGCAAGCTTCATCATCCTAAAACCCGAAAAACCGGGTTGAAGAGGAAACAACAACATTCAATGGAACAACAACAAAGGAAGAATACAAGGGGTCGTTATTTTGGCTCTGTTAGTAGCGTAGAGACAATGCCGATATCCGAGAATTGTAATTCAAAAGATGATGTCACGGATATATCGTGTCAACAAGGGATATTTGCAGAATATATTAGCTTAGATTTTGGTAATGAAAAGTCTGGGGAGGTGATCGGTGACCAAAGCATGATGTTGGTTAGTGAAACTCCAAGTTTAGGCGCAGCTGAATTCGATGACAAAACGAAACCCATTAGATTAATTAATAGGATTGTGTTCGAGTCTGATTAA